The following are encoded in a window of Solidesulfovibrio magneticus RS-1 genomic DNA:
- a CDS encoding phenylacetate--CoA ligase family protein, with product MRECFEPKFETMDRKDLAQLQLERLQETLARVARNVPLYRKRFAEQGIDPESFADLADVRRLPFTTKADLREAYPYGLFAVPLRDVVRLHASSGTSGKPVVAGYTRNDVKAWSRLVARVMVAAGVSRDDIVQIALGYGLFTGGMGFHYGAETVGAAVIPASSGGTRRQVAIMQDYRTSVFVATPSYALHVAETLDAMDVNVNALSLRFGLFGAETWTEAMREAIEDRLKLTATDNYGLSEIMGPGVAGECLEKAGMHVSEDYFLIEIIDPATGDPLADGEEGELVITTLAKEAFPMIRYRTGDITRIIPEPCPCGRTMRRISRILGRCDDMLIIRGVNVFPSRVESLLLEVEGVTPNYRIVLTRKGALDEALVEVEPTEELLFDRVGEHQALLDKLERRLGSELGVGFGVRLVEPGSLARGEEGKTIRVADRRGLTPVK from the coding sequence ATGCGCGAGTGTTTTGAGCCGAAATTCGAGACCATGGACCGCAAGGATCTGGCCCAGCTCCAGTTGGAGCGGTTGCAGGAGACCCTTGCCCGCGTCGCCAGAAACGTGCCGCTCTACCGCAAACGCTTCGCCGAACAGGGCATCGATCCCGAAAGTTTTGCCGATCTGGCCGACGTGCGCCGGCTGCCCTTTACCACCAAGGCCGACCTGCGCGAGGCCTACCCCTACGGGCTTTTCGCCGTCCCCCTGCGCGATGTGGTGCGTCTGCACGCCTCGTCGGGCACCTCGGGCAAGCCCGTGGTCGCCGGCTACACCCGAAACGACGTCAAGGCCTGGTCGCGCCTTGTCGCCCGGGTGATGGTGGCCGCAGGCGTCTCCCGCGACGACATCGTGCAGATCGCCCTTGGTTACGGGCTTTTCACCGGCGGTATGGGCTTCCACTACGGGGCCGAAACCGTGGGCGCGGCCGTCATCCCGGCCTCCAGCGGCGGCACCCGCCGCCAAGTCGCCATCATGCAGGACTACCGCACCTCGGTTTTCGTGGCCACGCCCAGCTACGCCCTGCACGTGGCCGAGACCCTCGACGCCATGGACGTCAACGTCAACGCCCTGTCCCTGCGCTTCGGCCTGTTCGGGGCCGAGACCTGGACCGAGGCCATGCGCGAGGCCATCGAGGATCGCCTGAAGCTCACGGCCACGGACAACTATGGCCTCAGCGAAATCATGGGGCCGGGCGTGGCCGGCGAATGCCTGGAAAAAGCCGGGATGCACGTCAGCGAAGACTATTTCCTCATCGAGATCATCGACCCGGCCACGGGCGACCCCCTTGCCGACGGCGAGGAAGGGGAACTGGTCATCACCACCCTGGCCAAGGAAGCCTTCCCCATGATCCGCTACCGCACCGGCGACATCACCCGGATCATCCCCGAACCCTGCCCCTGCGGCCGCACCATGCGCCGCATCAGCCGCATCCTCGGGCGCTGCGACGACATGCTCATTATAAGGGGCGTCAACGTCTTCCCGTCCCGGGTGGAATCGCTGCTGTTGGAAGTGGAAGGGGTCACGCCCAACTACCGCATCGTGCTCACCCGCAAGGGCGCGCTGGACGAGGCGCTGGTGGAAGTGGAACCCACCGAGGAACTGCTTTTCGACCGGGTGGGCGAGCATCAGGCGCTTCTGGACAAGCTGGAGCGCCGGCTGGGTTCGGAGCTTGGCGTGGGTTTCGGGGTGCGGCTCGTGGAACCCGGCAGCCTGGCCCGGGGCGAGGAAGGCAAGACCATCCGCGTGGCCGACCGCCGGGGCCTGACGCCGGTCAAGTAG
- a CDS encoding iron-sulfur cluster assembly scaffold protein: MPASPDKDTLDMLLDVFEQEQRDDLIARFGEKGFAVWRDAPNRARLEAPTTIGTVKGSCGDTITINLLVSGERVTAADCDTDGCASSLIAAVTAASLAVGKTLDEAVDIDEAAVVAAVGRFPDDDRHCAYLAAAAVREAVHRWMIAGGALAAAQGQQTSQDAQA, translated from the coding sequence ATGCCGGCTAGCCCCGACAAGGACACCCTGGACATGCTGCTCGACGTTTTCGAGCAGGAGCAGCGCGACGACCTCATCGCCCGCTTCGGCGAGAAAGGCTTTGCCGTCTGGCGCGATGCGCCAAACAGGGCGCGCCTGGAAGCGCCGACCACCATCGGCACGGTCAAGGGCTCCTGCGGCGATACCATCACCATCAACCTGCTCGTTTCCGGCGAGCGCGTCACGGCCGCCGACTGCGACACCGACGGCTGCGCCTCAAGCCTCATCGCCGCCGTCACCGCAGCGTCCCTGGCTGTGGGCAAGACCCTGGACGAGGCCGTGGACATCGACGAAGCGGCCGTGGTCGCGGCCGTGGGCCGGTTTCCCGACGACGACCGCCACTGCGCCTATCTGGCCGCCGCCGCCGTGCGCGAGGCCGTCCACCGCTGGATGATCGCCGGCGGCGCCTTGGCCGCGGCCCAGGGCCAGCAAACCAGCCAGGACGCCCAGGCCTAA
- a CDS encoding ABC transporter ATP-binding protein, translated as MLTLRNVDIHYGRVHAVRRVSLHVAPGEIVALIGANGAGKTTLLSAISGVERVSGGEIEFDGKRIEAEKPERIVRLGLSHVPERRLVFGPLSVADNLLLGAYTKFRRREVAADLDEIYAMFPVLRERRDQQAAALSGGEQQMLAIGRALMARPRCLLLDEPGMGLAPQVCKEIFRHVSTLRRDKGLTVLLVEQNAKSALAVADRGYVLETGRVLLSGTSEELLANHDVRRAYLGREKDN; from the coding sequence ATGCTGACCCTTCGTAACGTTGATATTCACTATGGCCGGGTGCACGCCGTGCGGCGGGTATCCTTGCATGTGGCCCCGGGCGAGATCGTCGCCCTTATCGGGGCCAACGGCGCGGGCAAGACCACGCTGCTCTCCGCCATCTCCGGCGTCGAGCGCGTCTCGGGCGGCGAAATCGAATTTGACGGCAAGCGCATCGAGGCTGAAAAACCCGAGCGCATCGTGCGCCTGGGCCTGTCCCATGTGCCCGAGCGCCGCCTCGTCTTCGGCCCCCTGTCCGTGGCCGACAATCTGCTCCTCGGGGCCTACACCAAGTTTCGCCGCCGCGAGGTGGCCGCCGACCTTGACGAAATCTACGCCATGTTTCCGGTGTTGCGCGAACGCCGCGACCAGCAGGCCGCCGCCCTGTCCGGCGGCGAACAGCAGATGCTGGCCATCGGCCGCGCGCTCATGGCCCGGCCGCGCTGCCTGCTCCTGGACGAACCCGGCATGGGGCTGGCCCCGCAAGTCTGCAAGGAAATCTTCCGCCACGTCTCCACCCTGCGCCGCGACAAGGGGCTGACGGTGCTGCTCGTCGAGCAAAACGCCAAAAGCGCCCTGGCCGTGGCCGATAGGGGCTATGTCCTCGAAACCGGCCGGGTGCTGCTCTCCGGCACCTCCGAGGAGCTGCTCGCCAACCACGACGTCCGCCGCGCCTACCTTGGGCGCGAGAAGGATAATTAG
- a CDS encoding Mrp/NBP35 family ATP-binding protein produces the protein MNEQGLRDLNEEIGGKPKAAGLDQVRSVIVVLSGKGGVGKSTVAANLAAGLAMEGLRTGLLDVDVHGPSIPRLLKLTGFKPGMSARGLVPVEWHWNLGVMSIGLLLPSRDDAVIWRGPAKAGVIAQLAEQVDWGARDVLVVDCPPGTGDEPLSVLQIFGPKAMGLIVTSPQDVAVDDVRRSITFCRQLGNPILGIVENLSGFVCPDCGATHHIFSTGGGERLAEEAGVPFLGRLPIDPEVARSGDDGDVYLAVAGQGPAAAAFKPILAAAIQAVGPAAAPQATDAKEPAHAG, from the coding sequence ATGAATGAACAAGGCCTTCGCGACCTCAACGAAGAAATCGGCGGCAAGCCCAAAGCCGCCGGCCTGGATCAGGTCCGGTCCGTCATTGTCGTGCTCTCGGGCAAGGGCGGCGTGGGCAAGTCCACGGTGGCCGCCAACCTGGCCGCCGGACTGGCCATGGAGGGCCTGCGCACGGGGCTGCTCGACGTGGACGTCCACGGCCCGAGCATCCCGCGCCTGCTCAAGCTCACCGGTTTCAAGCCCGGCATGTCCGCGCGCGGCCTGGTGCCCGTGGAGTGGCACTGGAACCTCGGCGTCATGTCCATCGGCCTGCTTCTGCCCAGCCGCGACGACGCCGTCATCTGGCGCGGACCGGCCAAGGCCGGGGTCATCGCCCAACTGGCCGAGCAGGTCGACTGGGGCGCGCGCGACGTGCTGGTGGTCGACTGCCCTCCGGGCACCGGCGACGAACCCCTGTCCGTGCTCCAGATTTTCGGCCCCAAAGCCATGGGCCTCATCGTCACCTCGCCCCAGGACGTGGCCGTGGACGACGTGCGCCGCTCCATCACCTTCTGCCGCCAGCTCGGCAACCCCATCCTCGGCATTGTCGAGAACTTGAGCGGTTTTGTCTGCCCGGACTGCGGCGCGACCCATCACATCTTCAGCACCGGCGGCGGCGAGCGTTTGGCCGAGGAAGCCGGGGTGCCGTTTCTGGGCCGGCTGCCCATCGACCCGGAAGTGGCCCGCTCCGGCGACGACGGCGACGTCTATCTGGCCGTGGCCGGCCAGGGACCGGCGGCGGCCGCCTTCAAGCCCATCCTGGCTGCCGCCATCCAGGCCGTGGGACCGGCCGCCGCCCCGCAGGCCACCGACGCCAAGGAGCCCGCCCATGCCGGCTAG
- a CDS encoding branched-chain amino acid ABC transporter permease: MKLPVLGQNAAQAALFLLLLLAVPYTLPNEYYLSICILGALNAVIAVGLNLLMGYAGQVSLGHAAFYGLGAYATAIATTRFGLPIPAGMAIGVSLATVVAWVVAAPTLKLKGHYLAMATLGFGIIVSIVFNEAVDATGGPSGYVGIPRLALFGYEFTSDHSYYNLMAVVLTFVVLLSLNLMKSRTGRALRALHVSEKAAASLGVDIAAHKRFVFVLSAALAGLAGVLYAHYLSFIAPASFGFGFSVQLVVMVVLGGMASVWGSVAGALFLTALPEALREFEDIDILVYGAILVLTIMFLPDGLAGGLSRLTRRFRRKAGTS, encoded by the coding sequence ATGAAGCTGCCCGTCCTTGGCCAAAACGCCGCCCAGGCGGCCCTTTTCCTGTTGCTGCTCCTGGCCGTGCCCTACACGCTGCCCAATGAATACTACCTGAGCATCTGCATCCTGGGAGCACTCAACGCCGTCATCGCCGTGGGCCTCAATCTCCTTATGGGGTATGCCGGCCAGGTGTCCCTGGGCCACGCCGCCTTCTATGGCCTCGGGGCCTACGCCACGGCCATCGCCACCACCCGCTTCGGCCTGCCCATCCCGGCCGGCATGGCCATCGGCGTGTCCCTGGCCACCGTCGTGGCCTGGGTGGTGGCCGCGCCAACCCTCAAGCTCAAGGGCCACTATCTGGCCATGGCCACCCTGGGCTTTGGCATCATCGTCTCCATCGTCTTCAACGAAGCCGTGGACGCCACCGGCGGCCCGTCGGGCTATGTCGGCATCCCGCGTCTGGCGCTTTTCGGCTACGAATTCACCTCCGACCACAGCTACTACAACCTCATGGCCGTGGTGCTGACCTTTGTCGTGCTGCTCTCGCTCAACCTCATGAAGTCCCGCACCGGCCGGGCGCTTCGGGCCTTGCACGTGTCCGAGAAAGCGGCCGCGAGCCTGGGCGTGGACATCGCCGCCCACAAACGCTTCGTCTTTGTCCTGTCCGCCGCCCTGGCCGGACTGGCCGGCGTGCTCTACGCCCACTACTTGAGCTTCATCGCTCCGGCCTCGTTTGGCTTCGGCTTTTCGGTGCAACTCGTGGTCATGGTGGTGCTCGGCGGCATGGCCAGCGTCTGGGGATCGGTTGCCGGCGCGCTCTTCTTGACCGCCCTGCCCGAGGCGCTGCGGGAATTCGAGGACATCGACATCCTCGTCTACGGAGCCATTTTGGTGCTCACCATCATGTTTTTGCCCGACGGCCTGGCCGGGGGCCTGTCGCGCCTGACCAGACGGTTTCGCCGCAAGGCAGGCACGTCATGA
- a CDS encoding NYN domain-containing protein, with amino-acid sequence MTNRRLWLIDAGYMYRGQSYFSREYSIDYVKLRNKLEAETPIWRAYYLNSIPHPTPESQIAFYNWMRSAPPQGPKIITKLYELRTSEINELYCEQCRRKVPVTCPNDRAHRLSREQQKGVDVGLATLALTHIENYDTLILSSGDSDLLDAVEYITEKNKRFELLVFKNGVSTDLQCRADRIWWIDEFAHEVAREARVMS; translated from the coding sequence ATGACCAATCGCCGATTGTGGCTCATTGACGCTGGCTACATGTACCGGGGGCAATCCTATTTCAGCAGAGAATATAGCATTGACTATGTCAAGCTGCGCAACAAACTGGAAGCCGAAACACCCATCTGGCGCGCCTATTACCTCAATTCCATTCCCCATCCCACCCCGGAATCCCAGATCGCCTTCTACAACTGGATGCGCTCCGCTCCGCCCCAGGGACCGAAGATCATCACCAAGCTCTACGAACTGCGCACCAGCGAAATCAACGAACTCTACTGCGAACAGTGCCGCCGCAAGGTGCCCGTCACCTGCCCCAACGACCGGGCCCATCGCTTGAGCCGCGAACAGCAAAAAGGCGTCGACGTGGGCCTGGCCACCCTGGCGCTGACCCATATCGAGAACTACGACACGCTCATTCTCTCTTCCGGCGACAGCGACCTCCTCGACGCCGTGGAGTACATCACCGAAAAAAACAAGCGTTTCGAGCTGCTGGTCTTTAAAAACGGCGTCTCCACCGACCTCCAGTGCCGGGCCGACCGCATCTGGTGGATCGATGAGTTCGCCCACGAAGTGGCCCGCGAAGCCCGCGTCATGTCCTAG
- a CDS encoding DUF1254 domain-containing protein — MKGTFAWRAALAALAALLLLAGCARRGDVVAKAQEQDKDRLDFAQVRAIAEEGFIYGLPIVMNYAVTYEFAVDRNSGQFKAPFNQLSNESHVFTYKDTTVITPNSDTPYSFVAMDLRAEPMVLSVPAVEKKRYYSVQLVDGNTFNFGYIGSRATGDAPGDYLVVGPDWKGETPAGIQGVFRSSTAFAIAIFRTQLFTAADMPNVKKVQAGYKARPLSAFLKKQPPAAAPAVAFPKIDKELVKLEFFDYLDFALQFAPAGPEEMAIREKLARIGVGPGKTFSFKDLSLAHKAEILLGMKAGEAKVVQAVADLGKEIDGWRIAGAFGDRAFYHGDWLLRAAAAKAGIYGNDAVEAVYPMAKTTADGQPLDGSKHDYAITFPAGQYPPVNAFWSITMYDGVTQLLIKNPINRYLINSPMLPGMRKNPDGSLTMYLQKTSPGKAKEANWLPAPDGPIYLVMRLYWPRTEAPSVLPLGAGTWQPAQIVKTR, encoded by the coding sequence ATGAAAGGGACATTTGCCTGGCGCGCCGCACTGGCCGCCTTGGCCGCGCTGCTGTTGCTGGCCGGTTGCGCCCGGCGCGGCGACGTGGTCGCCAAGGCTCAGGAACAAGACAAAGACCGCCTCGATTTCGCCCAGGTCCGGGCCATCGCCGAGGAAGGCTTTATTTATGGCCTGCCCATCGTCATGAACTACGCGGTCACTTACGAGTTCGCCGTGGACCGCAACTCCGGGCAGTTCAAGGCGCCGTTCAATCAGCTCAGCAACGAAAGCCACGTGTTCACTTACAAGGACACGACGGTGATCACGCCCAACAGCGACACGCCGTATTCCTTCGTGGCCATGGACCTTCGGGCCGAGCCCATGGTGCTCTCCGTGCCGGCCGTGGAAAAGAAGCGCTACTACAGCGTCCAGCTCGTGGACGGCAACACCTTCAATTTCGGCTACATCGGCAGCCGGGCCACGGGCGACGCCCCGGGCGACTACCTCGTCGTCGGCCCGGACTGGAAGGGCGAGACGCCGGCCGGCATCCAGGGCGTCTTCCGGTCGAGCACCGCCTTTGCCATCGCCATCTTCCGCACCCAGCTCTTCACCGCCGCCGACATGCCAAACGTCAAGAAGGTGCAGGCCGGCTACAAGGCCCGCCCGCTGTCGGCGTTCCTGAAAAAGCAGCCTCCGGCCGCAGCCCCGGCCGTGGCTTTCCCCAAGATCGACAAGGAACTCGTCAAGCTCGAATTCTTTGACTACCTCGACTTCGCCCTGCAGTTCGCCCCGGCCGGCCCCGAGGAAATGGCCATCCGGGAAAAGCTCGCCCGCATCGGCGTGGGGCCGGGCAAGACCTTCAGCTTTAAAGACCTGTCCCTGGCCCACAAAGCGGAAATCCTGCTCGGCATGAAGGCCGGCGAGGCCAAGGTCGTGCAGGCCGTGGCCGATCTCGGCAAGGAGATCGACGGCTGGCGCATCGCCGGAGCCTTTGGCGATAGGGCCTTCTACCACGGCGACTGGCTGCTGCGCGCCGCCGCGGCCAAGGCCGGCATCTACGGCAACGACGCCGTGGAGGCCGTCTATCCCATGGCCAAGACCACGGCCGACGGCCAACCGCTGGACGGCAGCAAACACGATTACGCCATCACCTTCCCGGCCGGGCAGTATCCGCCGGTCAACGCCTTCTGGTCCATCACCATGTACGACGGCGTGACCCAGTTGCTCATTAAAAACCCCATCAACCGCTATCTCATCAATTCGCCCATGCTGCCGGGGATGCGCAAGAACCCGGACGGATCGCTGACCATGTACCTGCAAAAGACCTCGCCGGGCAAAGCCAAGGAAGCCAACTGGCTGCCGGCCCCGGACGGCCCGATCTATCTGGTCATGCGGCTGTATTGGCCGAGAACCGAGGCCCCGTCGGTGCTGCCGCTGGGCGCGGGCACGTGGCAGCCGGCCCAGATCGTCAAGACGCGGTAG
- a CDS encoding M14 family metallopeptidase — translation MRLLTALLVLLFAATAAPCGNLDFTLHKLDSGRPGPTILVIGGIQGDEPGGFSAAALLVSHYKINSGAVWVVPNLNFVSIIRCSRGVYGDMNRKFADLDPGDPEYAAVQKIKAIIRDEKVDAVLHLHDGWGYYSPTVVNEWQNPLRWGQSVIIDQDTAEAPRYGNLLELAGRAVAAANEHLYEPLHAYHVKNTHTHDLNSETAKEMAKTLTYFAIGQGKPAFGIEGSKNLPPPMRSYYHLRVIESFFKSFGLEYERTFELGAPQVAEALQQNVAVSFFGDKMFLDLRNARERLRYIPLKKDSAVEYRPSSPILALVSADKSLKVYFGNTNVTELDPQFVEFDASLAAVPMDIDGARREVPFGRVVDVRQGFSVAKGSDYRVNVIGFSRPGLTDEADTVIVRGDLKKEFSVDKAGLVYRVEVYRGEKFCGMILANFVADAPRLAAPDDKLLRKLKKTGEIHLGR, via the coding sequence ATGCGTTTGCTCACGGCTCTGCTTGTCCTGCTTTTCGCCGCCACGGCCGCGCCCTGCGGCAACCTCGACTTTACCCTGCACAAGCTCGACTCCGGCCGCCCCGGACCGACCATCCTGGTCATCGGCGGCATCCAGGGCGACGAACCGGGCGGATTCTCGGCGGCGGCCTTGCTGGTCTCCCACTACAAGATCAACTCCGGCGCGGTCTGGGTGGTGCCTAATCTCAATTTCGTCAGCATCATCCGCTGTTCGCGGGGCGTGTACGGCGACATGAACCGCAAGTTCGCCGACCTCGACCCGGGCGATCCGGAATACGCCGCCGTGCAGAAGATCAAGGCCATCATCCGCGACGAAAAGGTCGACGCGGTGCTGCACCTTCACGACGGCTGGGGCTACTACAGCCCGACCGTGGTCAACGAATGGCAAAATCCCCTGCGCTGGGGCCAGTCGGTCATCATTGACCAGGACACCGCCGAAGCGCCGCGTTACGGCAACCTTCTGGAGCTGGCCGGCCGGGCCGTGGCCGCCGCCAACGAGCACCTCTACGAACCGCTGCACGCCTACCACGTCAAGAACACCCATACCCATGACCTCAACAGCGAAACGGCCAAGGAAATGGCCAAGACGCTGACCTATTTCGCCATCGGCCAGGGCAAGCCGGCCTTTGGCATCGAAGGCAGCAAAAACCTGCCGCCGCCCATGCGGTCGTACTACCATCTGCGGGTCATCGAGTCGTTCTTCAAATCCTTTGGCCTGGAGTACGAACGCACGTTCGAGCTTGGCGCGCCGCAAGTGGCCGAGGCCCTGCAACAGAATGTGGCGGTGTCGTTTTTTGGCGACAAGATGTTTCTCGATCTGCGAAACGCCCGGGAACGGCTGCGCTACATTCCGCTCAAAAAGGACAGCGCCGTGGAATACCGGCCGTCCAGCCCCATCCTGGCCCTGGTGTCGGCGGACAAAAGCCTCAAGGTGTATTTCGGCAACACCAACGTGACCGAGCTTGATCCGCAGTTCGTGGAGTTCGACGCGAGTCTGGCCGCCGTGCCTATGGATATCGACGGCGCGCGCCGGGAGGTGCCCTTCGGCCGGGTGGTGGATGTGCGGCAGGGCTTTTCCGTGGCCAAGGGCTCGGACTACCGGGTCAACGTCATCGGCTTTTCCAGGCCGGGCCTGACCGACGAAGCCGATACGGTCATCGTCCGGGGCGATTTGAAAAAGGAATTTTCCGTGGACAAGGCCGGCCTCGTCTACCGGGTGGAAGTCTACCGGGGCGAGAAGTTTTGCGGCATGATCCTGGCCAACTTCGTGGCTGACGCGCCGCGCCTGGCCGCGCCCGACGACAAGCTCCTGCGAAAGCTCAAAAAGACCGGCGAAATCCACCTCGGCCGGTAG
- a CDS encoding ABC transporter ATP-binding protein, whose amino-acid sequence MTAALLDVTAATVRFGGIHALTEADFTIAPGTVTALIGPNGAGKTTLLNAITGMVPLTSGAVLLDGTDISGLPPHKRAGAGVVRTFQNLEVFTSMSVLENVMAGRHALTRYSVAASLLRTPGFRRAERECREAALDCLEFVGLADLAHAPAGDLPYGKQRLLEMARALAASPKLLLLDEPAAGLNSKETAELGVLIRAIRDRRGVAVGLVEHDMDLVMSVSDYVTVLHFGHPLAAGTPEAIQANPEVIKAYLGEDD is encoded by the coding sequence ATGACCGCCGCACTGCTGGACGTTACGGCCGCCACCGTCCGTTTCGGCGGCATCCATGCCCTGACCGAGGCCGACTTCACCATCGCCCCGGGCACGGTGACCGCGCTTATCGGCCCCAACGGCGCGGGCAAGACCACGCTTTTAAACGCCATCACCGGCATGGTCCCCTTGACCTCCGGCGCGGTGCTCCTGGATGGGACCGACATTTCAGGCCTGCCGCCCCACAAACGGGCCGGGGCCGGCGTGGTGCGCACCTTCCAGAACCTGGAAGTCTTCACCTCCATGTCGGTGCTGGAAAACGTCATGGCCGGCCGGCATGCGCTCACGCGCTACTCCGTGGCCGCGAGCCTTTTGCGCACGCCCGGTTTCCGCCGGGCCGAGCGGGAATGCCGCGAGGCGGCCCTGGACTGCCTGGAGTTCGTCGGGCTGGCCGACCTCGCCCACGCCCCGGCCGGGGATCTGCCCTACGGCAAGCAGCGGTTGCTGGAAATGGCCAGGGCCCTGGCCGCCTCGCCCAAGCTTCTGCTCCTCGACGAACCGGCCGCTGGCCTCAATTCCAAGGAGACCGCCGAACTGGGCGTCCTCATCCGGGCCATCCGCGACCGCCGCGGCGTGGCCGTGGGCCTTGTCGAGCACGACATGGACCTGGTCATGAGTGTGAGCGACTATGTGACGGTGCTCCATTTCGGCCATCCCCTGGCCGCCGGCACGCCCGAGGCCATCCAGGCCAATCCCGAAGTCATCAAGGCCTACCTCGGCGAGGACGACTAG
- a CDS encoding 4Fe-4S dicluster domain-containing protein — protein MAMTRAVKKGLRLAIASGKGGTGKTTVTAALASIWSQALCRPVVAVDCDVEEPNLHLFLRPVIRRAETAKLEVPMVAEAALCADCAACRELCQFGAVTVMAGKPLVFPEMCHGCGGCLAVCPTGVLVAGSRELGRIEEGATETASYLAGRLRIGEAQSPPLIRAVLARLNKVAEPGADVLIDAPPGVSCPAVTTVSGADAVLLVAEPTPFGIHDFELAVEAFTPLHKPMAVVINRSGPGTPELLALCRGHNLPVLAEIASDRTVAETYARGGLLHEAGAHYRAVCFALARSLAELPQTAREAAHA, from the coding sequence ATGGCGATGACGCGCGCCGTGAAAAAAGGCCTGCGTCTGGCCATTGCCAGCGGCAAGGGCGGCACGGGCAAGACCACCGTAACCGCCGCCCTGGCCAGCATCTGGAGCCAGGCCCTGTGCCGGCCGGTGGTGGCCGTGGACTGCGACGTCGAGGAACCCAACCTGCACCTGTTTTTGCGCCCGGTCATCCGCCGGGCCGAGACGGCCAAGCTCGAAGTCCCCATGGTGGCCGAGGCCGCCCTGTGCGCCGATTGCGCGGCCTGCCGGGAGCTGTGCCAGTTCGGCGCGGTCACGGTCATGGCCGGCAAACCGCTGGTTTTCCCGGAGATGTGCCACGGCTGCGGCGGCTGTCTGGCCGTGTGCCCCACCGGCGTCCTGGTCGCCGGCTCCCGCGAGCTTGGCCGCATCGAGGAAGGCGCTACCGAGACGGCCAGCTATCTGGCCGGGCGGCTGCGCATTGGCGAGGCCCAAAGCCCGCCGCTCATTCGCGCCGTGCTGGCTCGCCTGAACAAGGTCGCCGAACCCGGCGCGGACGTGCTCATCGACGCCCCGCCCGGGGTGAGCTGTCCGGCCGTGACCACCGTGTCCGGGGCCGACGCCGTGCTGCTGGTGGCCGAACCCACGCCCTTTGGCATCCACGATTTCGAGCTGGCCGTGGAGGCGTTCACGCCGCTTCACAAGCCCATGGCCGTGGTCATCAACCGCTCCGGCCCGGGCACGCCCGAACTGCTGGCCCTGTGCCGGGGGCACAACCTGCCCGTTCTGGCCGAAATCGCCAGCGACCGGACCGTGGCCGAGACCTATGCCCGGGGCGGGCTGCTCCACGAAGCCGGGGCCCACTACCGGGCCGTGTGCTTCGCCTTGGCTCGATCCCTGGCCGAGCTGCCCCAAACCGCCCGGGAGGCCGCCCATGCCTGA
- a CDS encoding NifB/NifX family molybdenum-iron cluster-binding protein: MHAIIAVSSEGPTLGDAVDPRFGRAAGFVLVDPAGNVTYLDNGSSQAMAHGAGLEAARRLADAGASVVLSGVVGPKAAAALKTAGLTAVEGFDGRTVGEAVAAYRAGQAG, from the coding sequence ATGCACGCCATCATCGCCGTCAGCAGCGAAGGTCCCACCCTGGGCGACGCCGTGGACCCGCGCTTCGGCCGGGCCGCCGGCTTCGTCCTCGTGGACCCGGCCGGTAACGTCACCTATCTCGACAACGGCTCCTCCCAGGCCATGGCCCACGGAGCCGGCCTGGAGGCCGCCCGTCGTCTGGCCGACGCCGGAGCCTCCGTCGTACTCTCAGGCGTGGTCGGCCCCAAGGCTGCCGCCGCCCTTAAGACCGCCGGGCTGACGGCCGTCGAAGGCTTCGACGGCCGCACCGTGGGCGAAGCCGTGGCCGCCTACCGCGCCGGCCAGGCGGGCTAA